The nucleotide sequence ATTAGCATATTAAAGTTGCCTTCCCGACTAAATGTTTTTAAAATTTGCTAATGACTGCGTGTTCCAGCCAGAATGGTTGTTGCAACAAGAAAGTGATTTCCACAATGCCATCTCTCtataaacacatacacacacacacgcgtaaACAGGTAAAGAGACACAAGTTGAAATGTAACTTAAGTCTATTGTTAGCAATAAGGATGCACTTATTAAATTGAtgccttcatcttatgagagacggcgcaccacacgatcaagtttatctatgcctgctcatgctgtttctatgcctgaaTTTGGAActgccttccagatgctgtggttggaaacatctgcaatgatggggtccaagccttcaagagtcgagtgcacaaacacctatcatctctgggagggaagtcacacaCTTCTTCATAAGACATcctgaaggggaccaggatggcaatgcttggttgttggtaggtagggttaatacctgactttcaagagcacttgcgAGTTACGTtctggctggacttagtccttaaactgctggagaacagtgtggaaagaacagatgctgttttctcctggtagggattagtttttagttccaagtgttcCTGCCACGGTTtatcaccctgcaaccttatccttcaatctctttgaattatggagaaCAGCATGTGtttaaatgtctctctccagcaggcttcatcatgactccagtatttctactactttttaatgtttcttaattgtacatatgattttttttgtgttctatcgctgagcagcagtgaaccatctgattggcctatcagagttctccttgggaactagttgacttgatcagcatttctgatctggctattgttcacgattgcaattaataaaaaaaaacgaTTAAAATGCTTCAGTTTATTTAGTTACAAATGTATTAATTTCCTAAATTTGTGCCCTTGTAAACATACATATTGCACCATGCATTTTTTTATTGCACCATTCACATAACTCTTCCTCTACTTTATCTACCATGGCAAAACACTTGGCTGAAAAGTTTTTTCAATGGCAGCACAAAGGAATGTGTTAGGATCAAGAATTGAATCCACATATCTTTCCTCCTATGACCACACTATCAATCCTGCCTCTCCCAGGGCTGCTGTCTAGCCACAATGTGCAGGTTGCATCACAATATAACGTGACTGAAGAACAGCACTGCACACTTTCTTAATCAGGCTTTTAGGTCTGTTGCAAACAAAAATGCCTCTTTAACTTTGGAGCTGACATGGAGtatttctgaggaagcagagaggtggAGTAATTTAACATTTCAAACAGCTGTTAAACTCCAAAGGGATGCAaactacagagggatcttgatctCCAAGTCCatggatccctcaaagttgccacatgGCTAAGACATATGGTGCGTAGGTCTTCATTACTTAgtgaactgagttcaagagctgcaaggtaatgttacaggtctaaaactctagttagaccacaGAGAGTATTGTGCTCATCAgtactggtcacctcattataggacaataaaacataggagcagaattaggccaagtggcccatcaagtccgctctgccatttaatcatggctgatgcttttttccgctcttcaaccccattctccagccttctccccatgatgataggaaggatgtggaaattttagagagtgcagaagagatttgccaggttgctgcctggattagagaacataccTTATGAAGAAAGGCTGAGCAAACTAAGtcatttctctttggagtgaaggaggatgagaggcaacttaataaaggtgtataagattatgagaggcatagagagaaTGAACAGCTAGCGTCCTTTGCCCAGGGCAGCAATAGCCAATATCAGAGGAACTGGTGAGTGAAGGAAAGTtcagagatgtcagaggtacagtAGATGGTTTACACAGAGCGTTAGGTGCCTGGAAAACACGGCCAGGGATGGTGATAGAGtctgatacaatagggacataCAGGGACTCTTGTATCTTTATGACTCTTACATCTATGTGCAATGAAGACCCACTGTACATAGTTGGAAGGAAATGGAGATTTATAAGCTGTGTAGAAGGGAGAGGTTGGAcggatcatggagtaggtttacACAGGTTGGCATAACATCATGGCCGAAGGCCCTGTACTGTACAAAACCATTCTACAGGACTATCTTGATGGGACTAATACACTGCATTGTGAAAACTAGCAGCATAAAGATACTAAACCTTAAAGGGTTTCTCATGCTGCAGCACACAGCTAACCTCTGCACTCTAGAGAGCACTGCAGTGTACCACAAACAGTGACACAGGTTCTGAATGAAACATGAATATCCCAAACTGCCCCCATCAGTACTTCCATGAACTTTTGCTTCATATCATTCAATCTAATTTCACCACCTCTCAAGATATGGAGCTTTAATACAGAGGAATCTTCCCACTTCACTGTTCCCTTACATACTGAAGCATACAAAGTGCTTCAAAAAGGACTGTGGGTGAAATATAAATACCTTTCTGCATGTGATATCATGGGCACAACCTTGCTTCATTGTACTAGCACCCCAGCTCGATCAGAATATAATGGTGCCTGTATATTTAATAAGGCAGGGACATGACAAACATATTCTAAAAATGAGGTAAAGTACAAACTATGCTGGGATTTGGGGCTTAAttaaaaaaggacaagatggaggAAGTAAGATCATTCCCAAGCCACATTTGGCATCAGTACGTGATGAGGAGCTTCTCTTTCAGCACATATTGCCacaaggaaataaaaaaaaaaccaaaatccATGAGTTCCAGTGAACAACTTTAGATCGATTAGGACCCTTGCCGAGATTCCATGAAGAATGCCACCTTCAGTAGAGTATCTGCATCAAATAAAAGGGCAATGTCAGTTTCTCATCACAAAACGAAGCCAAGCAATTTTCTTATTTCTACCCATTCAAAGATGCTTCAGCAATCTGATTTTACTTAAAAGATTCAAGTGTCTCCCCTTACTCCACCCATCCCACCCCCCACAAGCTTAAGAGCGTGAGGACTGCTGTCAAGTTTACACCTACAGTCCATTCCTGTGAAGCATCACTTGAAGGTTATTAGTTAACCACCCTGATGTGGGAAAGGAGTCACATACAGGACTATAGAGGACAAGGCCAATAGATTTCCTACCCCAGCAATTATAATTTTTAACAAAAATCCAACAATCTCAGTTGTTGTAATTGTTACcagctttttttttcccatttccaaATCCTTGGCAAAGATGTCCCAACCCCCCTCCCCAAATCTGGGGCAAGGCCCAAATGAGGTTGGTACAGGCTCCTGTATTAGGAGACAGCAGCAAGACTACTAATGTGAAAAGACCTTGTACACAGTAATAGTATGTCAATATATTGGTGGTGTTGCAGAAGGGAGGAGGTGTGACTGAGATGGGCTGAGGGTAGTGGGGAAGCAAACAGAAAAAACATCACTTCTGAAATTGCCAAGGAAAAAAATCAAGCctcaacagtatttaaaccaaaTTGCTGAAGCACCTCATTAGCCCTCAACCATtagggtcttgaaccagaggggataaataacctcactcaatttcacttgcccaatccctgaactgtttccacaatctgtgcactcactttcaaggactcttcatctcatgttctcagtatttattgcttatttattttttatcattcattttgtcttttgtatttggagtttgttgtctttagcaCATAAGCTGCTTGTCTGATCTgttgggtgctgtctttcattcattcaattctgtttcttggatttactgcgtATTCCCGCAAGAAATCTTATCtgagggttgtatacggtgacgtacatgtactttgataataaatttacttcacttTGAACTCTAAGCCCTTTTTAAGCTGTATAACTCCATGGTACTGCTACTAGACTTCAGATTTAACCTCTTACCTTTCTCCATTCTGTCCTCCAAATTTTGTTCCAAATGCTATTTCAACCATCTTACCAGAAAATATTCCCCAGCTTCAGGGGCAGTAACCCATCCAACTTGCCACACCTTTCATCTGCTGTATGAACACAAGATGAACACAGAATGAAGGACTGAGTCCAAATTACCTCGCACCAAATCTTGATCCATCTGTTCTTCTGTTTTGTTCCAGGATTGCGGGAGAGCTTGAATATTTGGTAGTTTATCATAGTTAATATTCTGAAGTAAAATTTTCTTGGCAAGAAGCCTTGTATGATTGTTAACGAAGATAGTGCGATAGAAAATATCTGTTCCTGTTGTTACGCTATCACTCCTTTCGTCTTCCATCGCCAACAACTTACACTTACTGATGAAAGTCTGGCTAAAAAGCAGTAGACGcgagaaatctgaaataaagcagaaaatgctggaatgacTCTGAGataagatgctgcctcacctgctgaatgcttccagcattttctgctttggtTAACAAAGTACCTGGTTGGGAGCGGGAAGATACTGCACAGGAACACAAACAAGCAAAGGGGGTGAATCTGAGGGTCTGCTGTCTGCTAAAAATGGCCTGAAAATGGGGCAGAGATTATCCCCGTTACCACCATTACCAGTATATTCCCATGGTTTACGGTGGGCTTGCCTAAAGACTCCATGGGGGGTTGAGGGTGAGAGCCATCCCGAAAATACACGTCACTTCTCTCGACTGTGTTCACTGACAGTATCAGCAGTGATGTGATCAACGACAGGCTTGCAAAGAAAACTCTACAGGAGGTTGAGTGTGATAAAACCACAACTGAAAGCTCCAGTTAACAGAAAGATGGGAAAAACATGCAAAACAGTCTTCAAAGAACAACCCAAGCAATGGTAGGAAGTTATAGACAGAGGCAGACATTGTGCTAGGATCAAACAATTTCTCTTGTATTATTCAGGAATCTCCTAGAATAGAAAATTACTCACATGTTGCAGCCAGCTACCCAGCTTAAAGATAATTTGACTCCAGAGGTAACTTCCTTCACCCAATTTCTATATTGGGAGAGGAGCAATTGGCTTGAACGCATTCTTCTTTTCAGTACTAAATATGCTCATAGCCCTCATTCCAATGATCTCATCAGTAAGGTTCCTCAGAAAGATTAATGTTATTTGTCACACATGCATCAaagcacagtgaaatgcattgttcggGTCAGATTGAATTatatcagcgaggattgtgctgggcagcctgctaGTGTTACCAGGCTTATGGCACCAACACCACAACTCGCTAACCCCAACCTGTACgtctctgggatgttggaggaaactagagcaccccaagaaaacccacacagtcatggggtgaatgtacaaacttgcaggaggaattgaaccctgatcttacggctggtgttgtaaagcattCCTCTAACAGCTACACTACCATGAAGCTTTCCAGATCTTCCACTTCAAGTAATAGCCTGGAGTTAACAGACAACTGGTCCCATAAACACCACAGAAATTAGATCGTACAAAGCAGCAACAAGCCATGCAGAAAGCCCTTCCAACAAAGTGGCCGTGCAAAAGGATACTGATTTTTGTAAAACCGCTCAATATCTTGAAGCCATTCCAGCATATCCGCCACAGAAGGATCAAGACTTGATCGCTCAAGGACTGCTGCCAAACCAATGGTGTCGGCATGTAGCTCGTACATTTGGAAGCATGTCGATACGTGGTTACTCGTTGTGTCACACACCCTTTGCAGAACATTCCTTAAAAGACAAGAAAAGCACGACTAGTTGATTAATTACTATCCCAATTAGAGCCTTCTGGACAATACAGTTTTTAAAAGCATTCCTTCCCCACCTTCCATTCATTAGGAATAAGTTTATTCTGTACCACCAGAAATTCATTACAATGTCCATAAGTTACTCAAAATCAAATATTTACATTTTAACTTCATGTTTTCATGCATTGTGAAAGTTTAATCTAGCAATTCCAATTAGTGTCAGGTTATATATTTTGAAACCTCACTCAGTACCTGTGCAGAGTTCCATCAGAACTCCAGGGTAATACCATATTTTGTGTGTCTTAGGTCAAATGTTTATCTAACTATGAAGGAACTTGCTCAGTATTCATGTCAATAAATCTCTTTCAACTACCAAAAACAGATTACCAGTTGACAGATAAATTGCTATTTGCAGTGCTTTCTCTTTTGTCTCTACATACTATTCCTCTGAACTAGAGATAACTTATTCCAAAATGGAACCAAAGTTATCTGTGTCACATTTAGGATCCAGAAAACCAGATGCAAGTTTGCAGTAATTACGAAATTTCAACCAGAGTACATAGGCCAACCTGGGCTTTTAAGAGCAGGTTAGACTATTAATCAACAACATCTGGGGTAAAGTACCACCAAATTTtcagaaaaaataaatcaaaaacaaGATTAACCTTTTGAAGAGAAATACagcaataaaataaagaaaattaaTTTGAGAAGATTTCTCCAGGGGAAATAATGCCTTGTGATTGAAGCTTTCTTTAGTATCATCAAACAGGCCTTCgtttatttaaattaaaatgggattactaccttggagactCTTGCACAGACTCAAATAAATGTAACTTTTCCCAGTGAGACTCCTCCAACTGCTGTTTTTGATCAGCTTCTCCAAACATCGGAGGCCAGTAACTCTCTCCAACTCAATGATCATGTACATCAGTGTTCCTCATCAAATTGATTACTTTGCTTAGTAGTCTAATTTCAAGATCAACACAACAGAATAATTGCACAAATAAACACTCCAACACTGCTTCATTATCAATAGCTCAGCATACATTTTCTCTCCAAGTTTTTCCAAGTTGATTTCCACTGCTTGGGTAAGTTTGTATTTCAGCCGGTGTTTCAGATCAGGAAATTCTCGAAAGGGAGTATTCTTAAAGTCAACCTTGTTGCATGCCTGGAGTTGCTCGGCCAGGTTACTCAACGAGCTTAAGAGTGGGGTGCATTCCACCAGTGTACTGTCCCACAAACTTTGTTGCTTCTCAATGACCTGGAAGCATTTCTCCAAGGCCTGATGAACAGCCAGCAATGCTTGTTTCTGAGCCATTAGTTTCATTTACAGGAACCTAAAAAACAGAGAATTGCACAGTAAATAATCCAACTTAGAAAAGCACAAATATCGTAGACTGTAAAGAGGATGTTCAGGTAGACCAAAATTAAAAATACTTGTCTAATGCATCAATTGGCGGACTACAGTAGATCGTTCCATGTTTAAAAAAGAAATAGGAAATAGTTAAACAGAAAGctgtttttctttcatttgtGTAAAAGATCATACATGAATTGAAAGGACGAACACTATAAATGTTAGTCCCTCACATCACTCATCCGATACTATCTGACCAACCAATGTTTCCATATCCAGTTCTTTTGGTGCTATTTAGCTACCCATTACCAATTAAATCATATGAAGTCTTAATTAAATGAAATAATTAAATTCACACTCCATTAAGTGATTAATGCAAATTTAGTATAAAATTCTATACTCCAAACCACACCACAGCAGTACCTATATTATTAGTAATAGTACTTGATTGGGACTAAGGTCATGAAGTTGCTACTTAATGTAAACTTTCTTTTGACTTATTAATAGGATGTCAAATGATCTAAAACAGCAGATTCCATTTAATTTACAAAATTTGAAAGTCAAAATTATTTCAAGTGCTCTACGTCAATTGTACAATAAATACTGGGCATTAGTTCAATGCAAAGCTACCCGATAGTGATTTGATATTCAAATCGACATGTTGGTGCACTCCCATTTCTGCTACagatgtcccccgcttttcgaacgttcgctttacgaaactcaCTGTTactaaagacctacattagttacctgttttcgctaacagaaggtgttttcactgttacaaagaaaaGCAGCGTGCGATAAAAAAAGGCAGTGCACGATAAAAAATGGCAGCGCACAAAAAAAAAGCGCACGTcatgagcagccgctctcccccggattcggaactgcattctagctggcattgctttaacataggcctgtgagcagccgtttgcaagaggagttctaaggtatcggaaaagcctaaaagagctcgtaagggtgttacacttagcgtgaAACTAGACCTAATTAAgagttttgatcgtggtgaacgaagtaaggacaaagtgagtttggcttgtggaagttgacgaagatgatgttgaagaggttttggcatcccatgaccaagaactgatagatgaagatcTGATGCAATTgggagaggaaaggataacaatcaaaaccgaatgagtaatgataaagtacgactttaattttgaaagggtacgttggtttgggcatatttgcaagatagtTTGAGCCCTTACAAAGAActgcatgatagaaaaatgcgcgaagttgagcagtcaagcaagccttccacgtcagccacagcagacgacgaaccccgaccttcgacatcgaggcaggcagggataggagaagatgacctgcctgccctgattgatgatgagatgacaccccagtgtcccatcaccccagcccccgggccgcggacagataccgattcgcagagaatgcagcagtagccgggaggcacacagcacatctttaagaaaaaagctgaaataaacatgctaattaattaggtgccgcccagcacgtaattgtcagcccagatcagaggtgattgccgatcgcgtcgtctctgatctgggccgacatttacgtgccaggcggcacgtaattaattagcttgtttgttttggtttttttcttaaagatgtgctggatgcgtcccagctaccgctgtacccctgcatgcttcgcggattggtatcagttcgctgcccggagggtgggggctactgcaccaccccaacctgcaccatcatcagtgtgctctgcgctgtcttcccgattccagtaagtgatactacactgtacgtacattatttctactttatatcggctgtgtatttttacgtgttatttggtatgatttggcagcttcatagcttaaagattactggagagcacttgcatgagagtttcgctacggagaacagttcaggcaatgattgtggaaaagtatttctactttatatagactgtgtattcatcatatcattcctgcttttactatatgttattgttattctaggttttatgtgttatttggcatgatctggtaggttatttttgggtctgtgaacactcacaaaattttcccatataaataaatgggaattgcttcttcgctttacaacattccggcttatgaaccgtttcacaggaacactctaccttcggatggcaggggaaacctgtattcctCATATGctgaattaattaattaaatttattgacatacagtagAGAGTAAACTCTTCCAGCAATCTCCCAACCTAACCTTAGGACAatccacaatgaccaattaaactaccaacagGTATATCCGGGTTGCTGATGCTGtcaagcattgtgttaaccacaaTGCGTACAGGCCAAGTCTAGGCAGTGGGGCCTGGGCCCAAAAGTGTATCAAAGCGCCAGGGCCTGGctctgagagtgaggaatgaccgAAGTTTGGCCGGACCAGATTGACTGGTTCAGGGCATTGTGGCCAAAGGTGAGGGACGAAGTTTGCTCGTCTCAGCGCTAAACGGAGGCCgcggcctgcaactaatgggctcctgaatcagtTGCAATGATGACTGGCTTCACGGCTGAGGACTcactttgtgaacttcagttctgaatattaTCTGCTTACTTTCATTGCTTGCCTGATTTGTTTATTTTCCCCCTGCACATCAGCGTTTGACGGTCTTCTTTTAAAATGGATTCTATTGGATTTCTATGTGTTGTGAttacctgtaaggagacgaatctcaagactTCATACAGTGTACATATTTTGATatgaaatgtactttgaactttgatctatgATGTAGTACACTGGCAATAATTTGATTTCTTTACCATAtggctgaggaaatggtgcagtgggggaaggtttcagatgtgtggatcattgggatctcttctggggaaggcatgACCTGTATAAGAGGGTTAATACTGAACTCAAGAGACACCAATATTCTTGAGAacagatttactagagctgtcgGTGAGGATGTAAGCTAGGTCAGCAGGGGGTAGGAAACAGTGACAAGTCAGAGGATGGAACAGCTGGTgtaaaggtaaatgcaatgtataAAAGAGACTATGAGGAAGGATGGGCACATATGCAGTCAGTTGAAATCTGTCTACTTGAATGTGAGAAATACCAGGAACAatgatcagtacatggaactataacATTGTGACCACgacagagacttggctgtcacagcacagaaatggctgCTGGATGGTCTGTGGTTTAGACGTTTCAAAAGGGACAAGGAGGGAGgtaaagggggtgggggagaggcattgctaatcagggacagtatcacagctgcagaaagggtggACGCTGTAGAGGGATTGTCAACTGAGTCAGTGTggttggaagtcagaaacaggaagggagcaatcacgCGAATTGGGGTACTCTAGACCCCAAAAGAAACAAGACACTAAGGAGAAGATGATGATCTGACACTCAGCAGAACTCCCAGTATGAcagcatttcagagacagtgaccacaacttccTAATCTTTACCAGAGCCTTGGTCAGGGATAGGAGAAGACTGTTTGAAAAGTTTGGAAAACTGGTAAggtgaattatgatgctattagccCAAAACTTGGTAGCGTAAATTGGGTACAAATGTACTCGGGGAaattcaaaacagaaatgtggagatgtttagggagcacttgcacGGATAAGTCTGTCCCATTCGGGCAGGCAAAGGACGGCAGAGTGAAGGATCCATGATTGACAAGtgatgtggaacatctagtcaacaggaagaAGGAAGCTTACTTTAGgttaggaagcaagaatcagacaAAGCTCATCAGCATAGCCAGGAAGGAACCTAACAAGGGACGTGGGATATCTAGAAGGGgaaaagagggcataattttatggtgattgaaggaaagtacaaggtagatgtcagaggtagcttttttttttattaaatagagagaggtgggtgcagccaggggtggtggtagagttagacacattagggagatttaagagacaTTAAGAAAAGCACatgcatgaaagaaaaatagagggctatatggggacaaagggttagattgattttagaataagttaaaaggtctgcacaacattgtgggctgtaaggcctatgttttatgttctagatCAAATATTAATCACATCTGTATTACACCATGTAAAATATGGATATTTTTTCATCCTGTTTCATCTCTAGGAGTAAGTTCTCAAAATAATGAACCATACATGCAAATGCTCACCCTTTTACAGTACTTCATATACCCAAAGATTAATGACAACTGGCTGCAAATAGTAAGAAAAGCACAAGGCAAATGGATAGTAACAGCCTGAATAGTGTGGCTTGATACCTACTTGTGAGACAAGAAGCGTATGAACAGATCAACAAAGTAAGGTTACTCAAATAGGAAGGGTGAAATGAATGTTCAAATTTATTCaatttaaagcaaaaaa is from Mobula birostris isolate sMobBir1 chromosome 30, sMobBir1.hap1, whole genome shotgun sequence and encodes:
- the airim gene encoding AFG2-interacting ribosome maturation factor is translated as MKLMAQKQALLAVHQALEKCFQVIEKQQSLWDSTLVECTPLLSSLSNLAEQLQACNKVDFKNTPFREFPDLKHRLKYKLTQAVEINLEKLGEKMNVLQRVCDTTSNHVSTCFQMYELHADTIGLAAVLERSSLDPSVADMLEWLQDIERFYKNQLLAKKILLQNINYDKLPNIQALPQSWNKTEEQMDQDLVRDTLLKVAFFMESRQGS